In one Neobacillus sp. WH10 genomic region, the following are encoded:
- a CDS encoding sensor histidine kinase, with protein sequence MVIFLSIIIIGLAGLNFLQYKSRINQKENFTYIHKKLNQIIDRKTDEKLLLHTDDEELKQILIEINRLLEHNQKMMASYNKTEMSMRKMLSNISHDIKTPLTVVLGYIEIMLNDQNRNHEETDELLKKVNGKTVEVLDLIKKFFDLAKLESGDKDMPLTRMNMNDVCQKNILCFYEVLTTKGFDVAIELPETILYALGNEEELDRVLNNLLSNAIQYGGDGKALGLKLRSDEQSVYVDVWDKGKGISELHKDLVFERMYTLEDSRNKSYQGSGLGLTITKRLVEKMDGQIFLNSKPYEKTTFTVKLKRIIY encoded by the coding sequence ATGGTCATTTTTTTATCCATAATCATAATCGGATTAGCAGGTCTAAATTTTTTACAATATAAATCGAGAATTAATCAAAAAGAAAATTTTACTTACATACACAAAAAGCTGAATCAGATAATCGACAGAAAAACGGATGAAAAGCTTTTATTGCATACAGATGATGAAGAGCTAAAACAAATATTAATCGAAATCAACCGTCTTTTAGAACATAATCAAAAAATGATGGCCAGCTACAATAAAACAGAGATGTCGATGCGAAAAATGCTCTCCAATATCTCGCATGATATAAAAACCCCGTTGACTGTAGTACTCGGCTATATTGAAATTATGTTGAATGATCAGAATAGAAATCATGAAGAAACCGATGAGCTTCTGAAAAAAGTAAACGGTAAAACGGTCGAGGTTTTAGATTTAATTAAGAAGTTCTTTGATCTAGCTAAGCTAGAGTCTGGAGATAAAGATATGCCCCTAACTAGGATGAATATGAATGACGTATGTCAGAAGAATATTTTATGTTTTTATGAGGTTTTGACCACAAAAGGCTTTGATGTCGCGATTGAGCTGCCGGAAACCATTCTTTATGCTCTTGGGAATGAGGAAGAACTTGACAGGGTCTTAAATAATTTGCTTTCCAATGCCATTCAATATGGAGGGGATGGGAAAGCCTTGGGTCTGAAACTTAGAAGTGATGAACAGTCTGTTTACGTTGACGTATGGGATAAAGGTAAGGGGATCAGTGAGCTCCACAAGGATTTAGTGTTTGAAAGAATGTACACACTAGAGGATTCACGAAATAAATCCTATCAAGGAAGCGGGCTCGGTCTAACTATTACCAAACGACTTGTAGAAAAAATGGACGGACAAATTTTTCTAAATAGCAAACCATATGAAAAAACAACTTTTACCGTAAAATTAAAACGAATTATATATTAA
- the pucD gene encoding xanthine dehydrogenase subunit D, producing the protein MHISRKVYGENWKFRPDGVEKVKGSLKYLTDLSFPDMLVGKVLRSCHAHARIKSINTDKAKQLNGLYAVLTFEDIPGLNGFGIVEPDQPVFCEDKVRYIGDAIAAVAAESSIIAEKALALIRVEYEVLPVIDDPEAAITPEAPQIHNKGNILHQYSHKQGNIVEGFKDCEIIIEETYTTQRQIHAYMETEGGVVVPESDGGITVYMGTQHGYFDRFQLSRILNIHENKIRVVSSPMGGSFGGKDELNVQPYGALLALKTGFPVKIHNSRKESIREGLKRHPMRIYMRTGANKYGNVLAHSVKIIADTGAYSTLGSAVLECAVENASGPYRFPNVHIEGVSAFTNNGVSGEFRGFGSPQVVFALEGQLDRLAEKLNMDPIKLREQNIRKIDDLGPLDQTIIPTNGAFEALEAIKQSKIISLKGKKTERNKWKKTGVGCAITLLGSGLGRGIPDPGGGRLSLNIDGRIEASFGVEEIGQGILSVIETLLVKAFNCQRNDLQIVIGDTELVPPSGSTTASRSTTMIWLAIERMKKPFVEQILKAASHIIGCPIDQLNLGPGGIWREDNQLEISYQQIASQLEEPLVVNVNFPYPHSSDAIQKGRYLYSFAAVAAHVEVDVLTGKVRILGLDQAVAAGPVISPMGYLGQIEGSGVMSIGYTLTEDCVMERGEYVSKNFDTYFIPTICDIPLEMNVEAIETIQPGDIYGPKGIGEIGTVAVAPAIASAVHNAIGFRCNQLPVSSELILRATEKERGRWGEI; encoded by the coding sequence TTGCACATTAGCCGTAAAGTATATGGTGAAAATTGGAAGTTTAGGCCTGATGGAGTAGAAAAAGTCAAGGGATCTTTAAAGTATTTAACAGATCTCTCATTTCCCGATATGTTAGTCGGAAAAGTATTACGCAGTTGTCATGCGCATGCTCGGATTAAATCCATCAATACCGATAAAGCCAAACAATTGAATGGATTATATGCGGTATTAACTTTCGAAGATATACCTGGCTTAAATGGTTTTGGAATCGTCGAGCCTGATCAGCCTGTTTTCTGTGAAGATAAGGTTCGATATATCGGTGATGCAATAGCTGCAGTAGCTGCTGAATCGTCAATAATAGCAGAGAAAGCATTAGCGTTAATAAGAGTAGAATACGAAGTACTACCTGTTATAGATGATCCAGAGGCTGCCATCACCCCTGAGGCACCACAAATTCATAATAAAGGCAATATACTTCATCAATACTCTCATAAACAAGGAAATATAGTAGAAGGGTTTAAAGATTGCGAAATAATAATTGAAGAAACCTACACTACACAAAGACAGATTCATGCTTATATGGAAACAGAAGGAGGAGTAGTTGTACCTGAGAGTGATGGCGGCATAACAGTATATATGGGAACCCAGCATGGTTATTTTGATCGTTTCCAGCTTTCTAGAATTCTCAATATTCATGAAAATAAAATAAGGGTAGTATCAAGTCCAATGGGTGGTTCATTTGGTGGTAAAGATGAATTAAACGTTCAGCCATACGGCGCTTTGCTTGCTTTGAAAACTGGATTTCCTGTAAAAATTCATAATAGCCGAAAAGAATCGATTAGAGAAGGGCTCAAACGTCATCCAATGCGTATTTATATGAGAACTGGTGCTAATAAATACGGAAATGTCTTGGCTCATTCAGTCAAAATAATCGCTGACACTGGGGCTTATTCAACATTAGGGTCGGCAGTATTAGAATGCGCTGTTGAAAATGCATCTGGTCCATACCGATTTCCAAATGTTCATATCGAGGGAGTATCGGCTTTTACAAACAACGGCGTTTCCGGGGAATTTAGAGGGTTTGGTAGTCCACAGGTAGTATTTGCTCTTGAAGGACAGCTAGATCGCTTAGCAGAGAAGTTGAATATGGACCCCATTAAATTGCGTGAACAAAATATTAGGAAAATAGACGATTTAGGACCTCTTGATCAGACGATTATTCCAACGAATGGAGCATTTGAGGCATTAGAAGCTATTAAGCAATCTAAGATTATTAGTTTAAAAGGAAAAAAGACCGAAAGAAATAAATGGAAAAAAACCGGTGTAGGTTGTGCAATTACTTTACTAGGCTCTGGATTAGGGCGCGGGATACCAGATCCAGGGGGAGGACGATTATCATTAAATATTGATGGAAGGATTGAAGCATCCTTTGGTGTTGAAGAAATTGGTCAGGGAATATTATCAGTCATTGAAACATTATTAGTAAAGGCATTTAATTGCCAAAGAAATGATCTACAGATTGTCATTGGTGACACTGAATTAGTCCCTCCTTCTGGTTCAACAACAGCTTCAAGATCAACGACTATGATTTGGCTAGCCATTGAAAGAATGAAGAAACCATTTGTAGAGCAAATTCTTAAAGCAGCATCACATATTATTGGTTGTCCGATAGATCAATTGAATCTAGGACCAGGTGGTATTTGGAGGGAAGATAATCAACTTGAAATAAGTTATCAACAAATAGCAAGCCAGCTTGAGGAACCTTTGGTGGTCAATGTTAATTTTCCTTATCCACATTCTTCTGATGCAATACAGAAAGGACGATATCTTTATTCATTTGCTGCTGTAGCGGCACACGTGGAAGTAGATGTCTTAACTGGAAAAGTAAGAATACTAGGGTTGGATCAAGCTGTGGCAGCTGGCCCTGTCATAAGTCCAATGGGATATCTAGGCCAAATCGAAGGTAGTGGTGTCATGTCCATTGGTTATACATTAACGGAAGATTGTGTTATGGAAAGAGGAGAATATGTGTCGAAGAACTTTGACACTTATTTCATCCCTACTATTTGTGATATACCACTTGAGATGAATGTAGAAGCGATTGAAACTATACAGCCAGGAGATATTTATGGCCCTAAGGGAATTGGTGAAATCGGAACCGTTGCAGTCGCCCCTGCAATCGCTAGCGCAGTACACAATGCTATTGGGTTTCGGTGCAATCAACTCCCTGTTTCATCGGAATTAATATTACGAGCTACAGAAAAGGAGAGAGGAAGATGGGGGGAAATATAA
- a CDS encoding DUF456 domain-containing protein, translating into MDIIFWIIIFACFIFSFIGLVYPIIPSVLLIWVGVVLYHFGVNSNELTWITWTMLGLLTVFIFLADYLANLHFVDKAGGSQWGMRAATIGLIVGSFVIPPFGVIIVPFALVLIAEMIQKKTFQESIKVAFATLIAFFSGTFAKAIIQFIMIGVFVFGVIF; encoded by the coding sequence TTGGACATCATATTTTGGATTATTATTTTCGCATGTTTTATCTTTAGTTTTATTGGACTCGTTTATCCGATTATTCCTTCTGTTTTGTTGATTTGGGTTGGAGTGGTGTTATATCATTTTGGGGTAAATTCAAATGAGCTTACTTGGATAACGTGGACCATGTTGGGGTTATTAACGGTTTTTATTTTTTTAGCAGATTATTTAGCGAATCTTCACTTTGTCGATAAAGCAGGGGGATCTCAATGGGGAATGAGAGCTGCAACGATTGGATTAATTGTTGGAAGCTTTGTAATACCGCCTTTTGGCGTCATTATTGTGCCGTTTGCATTAGTATTAATTGCTGAAATGATACAAAAGAAAACATTCCAAGAATCCATTAAAGTGGCGTTTGCTACCTTAATTGCGTTTTTTAGCGGAACGTTTGCAAAAGCGATTATCCAGTTTATTATGATTGGTGTTTTTGTATTTGGCGTGATTTTTTAA
- a CDS encoding ABC transporter ATP-binding protein produces the protein MSYIIKTTQLTKVYNGKEVVSNVNMKVKKGEVYGFLGPNGAGKTTIMKMLTNLVKPTSGEIEIFGEKLTNTSYEVLKRMGSIIEYPVFYDRLTARENLDLQCEYMGYYDKKAIDAALDLVKLKNIKDKSVKDFSLGMKQRLGIARAIITKPELLILDEPINGLDPVGIKELRDLFQMLCREYGITILISSHILGEIEQIADTIGVISEGKLIKEVSMDEIHEQNTEYIELVVNDVKKAFYVLDEILHLTNFKVVEESRFRIYDIGTSQSELSKTLILNGIMIEEINKKNHSLEDYFLTLINGGGIILDGH, from the coding sequence ATGAGCTACATTATTAAAACAACTCAACTAACGAAAGTATATAATGGCAAGGAAGTTGTTTCGAATGTCAATATGAAAGTTAAAAAAGGAGAAGTATACGGATTTCTTGGGCCAAACGGTGCGGGTAAAACAACAATTATGAAGATGCTGACAAATCTAGTGAAGCCAACGAGTGGTGAGATAGAGATCTTTGGTGAAAAACTGACGAACACCTCCTATGAAGTGTTAAAGCGGATGGGCAGCATTATTGAATATCCTGTTTTCTATGACAGGCTGACAGCCCGCGAAAATCTTGATCTGCAATGCGAGTATATGGGTTATTACGACAAAAAGGCGATTGATGCAGCCCTAGATTTAGTCAAATTAAAAAATATCAAGGATAAATCAGTGAAAGATTTCTCCCTAGGAATGAAGCAGCGCCTTGGAATCGCTCGTGCAATTATCACAAAGCCGGAGCTGTTAATTCTAGATGAACCGATTAATGGTCTTGATCCAGTAGGGATTAAAGAACTACGCGATCTTTTTCAAATGCTCTGTCGTGAATATGGCATAACGATCCTGATTTCATCCCATATCCTTGGAGAAATTGAGCAAATTGCCGATACGATTGGGGTTATCAGTGAGGGGAAATTAATAAAAGAGGTTTCGATGGACGAAATCCACGAACAAAATACTGAGTATATCGAACTCGTGGTTAATGATGTAAAAAAGGCCTTTTATGTCCTTGATGAAATTCTTCATCTAACAAACTTTAAAGTAGTCGAAGAATCACGTTTTAGAATCTATGATATAGGAACATCACAATCTGAATTATCAAAGACATTAATTCTAAATGGAATCATGATTGAGGAAATCAATAAAAAGAATCATTCATTAGAGGATTATTTCTTAACATTAATCAATGGGGGCGGAATCATTTTAGACGGTCATTAA
- a CDS encoding (2Fe-2S)-binding protein — protein sequence MGGNIKVQFKVNNQPVSLNIPPLRRLIDILREDLGLTGTKISCGIGRCGACIVLVNGQITNACLLMGYQLHEVEIVTIEGIGIGKLDPIQQAFIEEGGFQCGYCTPGMVLSVKALLEKNRNPTQDQILEGLSGNLCRCTGYGGILRAVNYSIKLLEKE from the coding sequence ATGGGGGGAAATATAAAAGTTCAGTTTAAGGTGAACAATCAGCCAGTATCACTTAATATTCCTCCTTTACGACGTCTCATTGATATTCTAAGAGAGGATCTCGGCTTAACCGGGACAAAGATTTCCTGTGGAATTGGCAGATGTGGGGCTTGTATTGTTTTGGTGAACGGACAAATTACAAATGCCTGCTTGTTAATGGGATATCAGTTACATGAGGTTGAAATAGTAACAATTGAAGGAATAGGAATTGGGAAGCTTGATCCAATACAGCAGGCTTTTATAGAGGAAGGTGGATTCCAATGTGGATACTGTACACCTGGAATGGTTTTATCTGTTAAAGCTCTTTTGGAAAAAAACCGTAATCCTACACAAGATCAAATACTTGAAGGGCTTTCTGGCAATCTATGTCGTTGCACAGGATATGGTGGAATTCTTCGAGCGGTAAATTATTCTATCAAACTATTAGAAAAAGAATGA
- a CDS encoding FAD binding domain-containing protein, giving the protein MNEPMVWSPKKIEDAWEIKQKYGSNARYISGGTWIQLRWESGEPVPRHLINLGNINEMSQIRLRTNGNGFSIIMGAASTLSACLNHPDIQKHWPIMVNALGGIASPAVRNQATIGGNLSFGYGDLIPALLVLDALVTWFDGKQYVTDKLINFLKNTNESSTLVSNLLTEILLPKAIVTTTFYKKIGRREAFSPSILTVAGTYKLNSNNEIDQPRLALGGGEELPHRLFLVEDMLQGQVPNDALWKRVHAKILELFEPCSDRFTSSQYRKEVAANLLIAGLSGSLV; this is encoded by the coding sequence TTGAATGAACCCATGGTTTGGTCTCCCAAAAAAATTGAAGATGCATGGGAAATTAAACAAAAATACGGCTCTAATGCTAGGTATATATCGGGTGGGACATGGATTCAATTACGTTGGGAATCAGGTGAGCCTGTCCCAAGGCATTTAATTAATTTAGGGAATATCAATGAAATGAGCCAAATTAGGTTGCGAACAAATGGAAATGGGTTTTCAATAATAATGGGAGCAGCTTCAACACTGTCAGCTTGTTTAAATCATCCAGATATTCAAAAGCATTGGCCTATAATGGTAAACGCGTTAGGTGGTATTGCTTCCCCTGCTGTAAGGAATCAAGCGACTATTGGCGGGAATTTATCATTTGGATATGGAGATCTTATTCCTGCCCTTTTAGTTTTGGATGCTTTGGTAACTTGGTTTGATGGAAAGCAATATGTAACTGATAAGCTAATAAATTTCCTGAAAAATACAAATGAAAGTTCAACATTAGTTAGTAATCTATTAACGGAAATTTTGTTACCGAAGGCAATTGTAACCACTACTTTTTATAAAAAAATTGGCAGGCGAGAGGCTTTTTCGCCATCTATTTTGACTGTAGCGGGCACATACAAGTTGAATTCAAATAATGAAATTGACCAGCCTAGACTTGCTTTAGGAGGAGGAGAAGAATTACCTCACCGATTATTTTTAGTTGAAGATATGTTACAAGGCCAGGTTCCAAATGATGCTTTGTGGAAAAGAGTACATGCAAAAATACTCGAACTATTCGAACCATGTTCTGATCGCTTTACTTCTTCTCAGTATCGAAAGGAAGTTGCAGCAAACCTATTAATTGCAGGTTTATCAGGGTCTCTAGTTTAG
- a CDS encoding NUDIX domain-containing protein has product MTQNSIVLVVSVSIIKDDEVLIIKENKPSAINKWNFPSGRIEHKEDILDAACREVKEETGFDVKLTGTTGIYNFISSSNNQVILFHFTGEITGDSLKIVEDEIIDSKWIKVSELKNFDNNELREANVIRQIMDSLLNQKVYSITVFNEQLCN; this is encoded by the coding sequence ATGACTCAAAATAGCATTGTTTTAGTGGTTAGTGTATCGATAATTAAAGACGACGAAGTTTTAATTATAAAAGAAAATAAACCATCTGCAATTAATAAATGGAATTTTCCATCCGGACGTATTGAACATAAAGAAGACATACTCGATGCTGCCTGTAGGGAAGTTAAAGAAGAAACCGGGTTTGATGTTAAACTTACTGGCACAACTGGTATATATAATTTTATCAGCAGTTCAAATAATCAAGTGATTTTATTTCATTTTACTGGAGAAATTACCGGAGATTCATTGAAGATTGTAGAGGACGAAATTATAGACAGTAAATGGATTAAGGTATCTGAACTTAAGAATTTTGATAATAATGAACTTCGTGAGGCAAATGTAATAAGGCAAATAATGGATAGTTTATTAAATCAAAAAGTTTATTCAATAACTGTTTTTAATGAACAATTGTGTAATTAA
- a CDS encoding response regulator transcription factor: protein MQHKILLVEDDLAISDMVKGQFIKEGFEVVPAFDGEEALEVFANDMFDLILLDLMLPKLDGMEFLKIIREKSMIPVLIMSAKDGDLDKALGLGFGADDYIAKPFSMIELTARVKAAIRRATHYSQTEQKQEKKVLTVGEITLDLDNFSAQKKGKEIKLTAKEFHILKLFVSHPSRVYTKAQIYGLIWEDEYYGDENVINVHMRRLREKIEDDPSKPQYIKTLWGIGYKLGEF, encoded by the coding sequence ATGCAGCATAAGATTTTATTAGTTGAGGACGATTTGGCCATCAGTGATATGGTTAAAGGTCAATTTATCAAAGAAGGCTTTGAGGTAGTGCCAGCATTTGACGGAGAAGAAGCACTTGAGGTGTTTGCAAACGACATGTTTGATTTGATTCTCCTTGACTTGATGCTGCCAAAGCTTGATGGAATGGAATTTTTAAAAATAATCCGTGAAAAAAGCATGATACCAGTGCTGATTATGTCGGCAAAGGATGGGGATTTAGATAAAGCGTTAGGACTAGGTTTTGGTGCTGATGATTATATAGCCAAGCCGTTTTCAATGATTGAGTTGACGGCAAGGGTGAAAGCAGCCATCAGAAGAGCAACTCATTATTCACAAACGGAACAAAAGCAGGAGAAAAAGGTATTAACTGTTGGGGAAATTACCCTTGATTTAGACAATTTTTCAGCACAAAAAAAAGGAAAAGAGATCAAGCTGACAGCTAAGGAGTTTCATATTTTAAAACTATTTGTCTCACATCCCAGCCGTGTCTACACAAAGGCGCAAATTTATGGCTTAATATGGGAAGACGAGTATTACGGTGATGAAAATGTTATAAATGTTCATATGAGAAGGCTTCGGGAGAAAATCGAGGATGACCCGTCCAAACCGCAGTACATCAAAACATTATGGGGTATTGGCTATAAGCTTGGGGAGTTTTAA
- a CDS encoding chloramphenicol phosphotransferase: MVDVIILNGGSSSGKTTIAKCLQNLLPTSWLRFSIDDLIDAMPDAMMEADSGIKFGDDGSVSPGTEFRTLESAWMHGIGEMVRRGARVIIDDVFISGVDSCNRWKAALEGLQVLWGGVFCDPIVASARERERADRVEGMAVSQATSVHVGIHYDIKVDTTKTSPEECARIIWQKITP, from the coding sequence ATGGTAGACGTAATTATTCTGAATGGTGGATCGAGTTCCGGGAAAACCACTATCGCAAAATGTCTTCAAAATTTATTGCCAACGTCATGGTTAAGATTCAGTATCGACGATTTAATCGACGCCATGCCCGATGCAATGATGGAAGCAGACAGTGGAATTAAATTCGGTGATGATGGGTCTGTCAGTCCAGGTACGGAATTTCGTACATTAGAATCTGCATGGATGCACGGTATTGGCGAGATGGTCCGTAGAGGAGCCCGAGTGATTATCGACGATGTCTTCATTAGCGGAGTAGATTCTTGTAATCGTTGGAAAGCTGCCTTGGAAGGGTTGCAGGTGCTGTGGGGTGGTGTTTTCTGTGACCCTATTGTGGCGTCCGCCCGTGAGAGGGAACGAGCGGACCGCGTTGAAGGAATGGCAGTTTCACAAGCGACTTCGGTTCACGTTGGCATACATTATGACATCAAAGTCGACACAACAAAGACATCGCCAGAAGAATGTGCCCGAATTATCTGGCAAAAAATCACCCCATGA
- a CDS encoding nucleoside deaminase, with protein sequence MGDKKLMEKAVELALKNVEANHGGPFGAIVVKDGQIISVGRNEVTATNDPTAHAEVQAIRAACKALNSFQLTECEIYTSCEPCPMCIGAIYWARLKAVYYACTKSDAAQIGFDDQFIYEQISLPIDKRDIKMIQVCSDKYDLPFHTWRISTRKTDY encoded by the coding sequence ATGGGGGATAAAAAGCTAATGGAAAAGGCGGTAGAGCTTGCGCTAAAAAATGTCGAGGCTAACCATGGAGGTCCATTTGGGGCAATTGTTGTAAAGGATGGACAGATTATTAGTGTAGGTCGAAATGAAGTCACTGCTACAAATGATCCTACTGCCCATGCAGAGGTCCAAGCAATACGTGCAGCCTGTAAGGCATTAAATAGTTTTCAATTAACAGAATGTGAAATTTATACTAGCTGTGAGCCTTGTCCAATGTGCATTGGTGCCATCTACTGGGCTAGACTCAAGGCTGTGTACTATGCATGTACAAAATCAGATGCAGCCCAAATTGGATTTGATGATCAATTTATTTACGAACAAATTTCGTTACCAATTGATAAGCGTGATATTAAAATGATACAAGTTTGTTCAGATAAATATGATCTTCCATTTCACACATGGAGAATTTCAACTCGTAAAACGGACTATTAA
- a CDS encoding DUF2750 domain-containing protein yields the protein MYLKKDYQIKTIDTKELVSATFFAPFEKNVEPYIRVATGDFEELVSESGYESAIFAILNSIAHEVMHYQQWIEEREFDEDEAETNSPKIVEDYYYGDSFFEELEKNQKVWTIENEQGVPTATNMEGQCFLPFWSSKLGAEKIIASVRVYQEYKPIEILLDDFLNWLTELEDDGLMIGINWRGKQLIGHEMEPSEIIDQIKTCSKAL from the coding sequence GTGTACCTAAAAAAAGATTATCAAATAAAAACGATTGATACTAAAGAGTTGGTAAGTGCTACATTTTTTGCCCCATTCGAAAAGAATGTCGAGCCTTATATTAGAGTGGCAACGGGTGACTTTGAAGAATTAGTTTCGGAAAGCGGATATGAGAGTGCTATTTTTGCGATATTAAATAGTATAGCTCACGAAGTCATGCACTACCAACAATGGATTGAAGAACGAGAATTCGATGAAGATGAAGCAGAAACCAATAGTCCTAAAATAGTAGAAGATTATTATTATGGCGATTCTTTTTTTGAAGAGCTAGAAAAAAATCAAAAAGTATGGACTATTGAAAATGAGCAAGGTGTTCCTACTGCTACAAATATGGAAGGACAATGCTTTCTGCCATTTTGGTCCTCGAAACTTGGGGCAGAGAAAATCATTGCTAGCGTGCGAGTTTATCAAGAGTATAAACCGATTGAAATTCTTTTAGATGATTTTTTAAACTGGTTAACAGAACTTGAGGATGATGGTTTAATGATTGGGATAAATTGGCGTGGCAAACAATTGATTGGACACGAAATGGAACCAAGCGAGATTATTGATCAAATAAAAACGTGTAGTAAAGCCCTTTAA
- a CDS encoding RtcB family protein, producing the protein MIKITGSQTEAKVFSNYPQETALEQIQELCNQTFLKDTKISIMPDYHTGKGCVIGTTIQLKDKVVPNLVGVDVGCGVLTVKLQDKKVDFNKLDNVIRTYVPSGQELHSDETVGFINTSFPTIQEFKTEHILSENRSLHSLGTLGGGNHFIEVSVDTDGYHYLTIHTGSRYVGARIATYYQKVAISKFRQNDLTNMIEKLKAEGRQKEIQAAIQSYKEKNPVIPNDLAYLEGEDFDHYIHDMKLAQSFATANREEIARAITDNMGFEEIDRFDTVHNYIDTNNLILRKGAVSAQKGERLIIPINMRDGSILAVGKGNEEWNYSAPHGAGRVLSRTKAMKTLKMDDFHNTMEGIWTTSVSEETLDEAPMAYKSMNEILEKVEETVKISSFIKPVYNFKASEKYNPGRYKKS; encoded by the coding sequence GTGATAAAAATAACGGGGTCACAAACAGAAGCAAAGGTATTTTCAAATTATCCGCAGGAAACAGCGCTCGAGCAAATTCAAGAACTGTGCAATCAGACTTTTTTAAAGGATACTAAGATTAGTATTATGCCAGATTATCATACCGGAAAAGGCTGTGTGATTGGCACAACCATTCAGTTAAAGGATAAAGTTGTCCCGAACCTGGTTGGCGTCGATGTTGGCTGTGGCGTGTTAACCGTCAAGCTTCAGGACAAAAAGGTTGATTTTAATAAGCTGGATAACGTAATTCGTACCTACGTCCCGAGCGGACAGGAGCTTCATTCAGATGAGACTGTCGGATTTATTAACACTAGTTTTCCAACCATTCAAGAATTTAAAACGGAGCATATATTAAGTGAAAATAGAAGCCTTCATAGCTTGGGAACACTTGGCGGCGGCAATCATTTTATCGAAGTTTCTGTCGATACCGATGGCTACCACTATTTAACGATTCATACCGGCAGCCGCTATGTGGGGGCCAGGATTGCGACCTACTATCAAAAGGTAGCCATTTCAAAGTTTCGTCAAAATGATTTAACCAATATGATTGAAAAATTAAAGGCTGAAGGTCGTCAAAAGGAAATCCAAGCAGCCATCCAAAGCTACAAAGAAAAGAACCCAGTCATTCCAAATGATTTGGCCTATTTGGAAGGCGAGGACTTCGATCACTATATCCACGACATGAAATTAGCCCAAAGCTTTGCAACAGCAAACCGCGAAGAAATTGCCAGGGCGATTACAGATAATATGGGATTTGAAGAAATAGATCGTTTCGATACCGTGCACAATTACATTGATACAAACAACCTGATTTTACGTAAGGGTGCCGTTTCGGCGCAAAAAGGCGAACGCCTCATTATTCCAATCAACATGAGAGACGGGTCAATTTTAGCAGTTGGAAAAGGTAATGAAGAGTGGAATTATTCGGCACCGCATGGAGCAGGTCGCGTCTTGAGCCGGACAAAGGCGATGAAAACCTTGAAAATGGACGATTTCCACAATACAATGGAAGGCATCTGGACAACATCTGTATCCGAAGAAACACTTGATGAAGCACCAATGGCCTACAAATCGATGAATGAAATTTTAGAAAAAGTTGAAGAAACAGTTAAGATTTCGAGCTTTATCAAACCAGTCTATAACTTTAAAGCGAGTGAAAAATATAATCCTGGTAGATATAAAAAATCATAG